A window of Bacteroidales bacterium contains these coding sequences:
- a CDS encoding SUMF1/EgtB/PvdO family nonheme iron enzyme, whose product MSASLKKLISIAGFLIFIYPLSAQDSLTIHSSLLPSKGMQIQSKLVNEETNTFPMFHLMMDGKNISSDSLVGKSKFEDKLEVEVKRKSIYEGFTELILRFHNTTELDIDIENVVPFGNDTTHAFITAEGSKEWPQYLCRSKLYRPGYEPVGVLLPDNAWHLGWASIVLGNDLSLSALARRMTRENAEVDRWRTIIHPGGWIEYAFYFIEHKGGWKEGLEKVFREHFLFDLESFDNQMFKRDDLKWIRNQYLMLLQFAWDDTWYDVSKQKITFDDHFFKYDSLTGGWDIFTLWPTWPRLGLDERNQFDMYRDLPGGIGEVKRQSELLHQLGKKYFISYNPWDESTRKVEHMEGLAQLLQLTDADGVVLDTRGESSKELQTMADSVRSGIIMYSEGMAIPKHMPGIVSGRVHNALFMPPVLNLNKYIKPDFAIFRVIDLAEDAIHREIAVAFFNGYGIEINMMRPGRPDWIEDEFRFMGKTTRILRENTTAFNDPDWRPFIETVHDQVWVNGWCDKNKDIYTLFSLIPEGYNGKLFQVSNSLEKHYVDLVRHEECRLILESDENYVMAELDAFNESWLGTRKEGSIGCIAGFPKRIKAELKENQLSIKAIEGDEIKVWYGNPSYDSKAIILPGGEHNLQINPFVNQKDEKIVFQLFHNGEILDEVIVRRIAAQPLLVSHTERTAYSEMHRKDMCFIPPGDYHWKAFRDSALSESFIPFPAYFQDNHLQVQGYYMDKYPVTNKQYEVFIQSSGYLPIDTTNYLKHWIKGKIPEGIEDHPAVNVSLQDARAYASWAGKRLPTEWEWQYAAQGNENQRYPWGNWMDSTMCNYKLGKTTSVDMYPSSKSPFGVMDLVGNVWQITADQYYNGSYYFSILKGGSFYSPESSIWYVKGGPVPVSHPEMLIHVSPALDRCSTIGFRCVMDAGKTK is encoded by the coding sequence ATGAGTGCCAGCCTTAAAAAATTGATATCCATTGCAGGTTTCCTGATATTTATTTATCCCCTTTCCGCACAGGATTCCTTAACCATCCATTCAAGTCTGCTCCCTTCAAAAGGAATGCAGATACAATCTAAACTGGTTAATGAAGAAACAAATACATTCCCAATGTTTCATCTCATGATGGATGGGAAAAATATATCATCAGATTCCCTGGTGGGAAAAAGCAAGTTTGAAGATAAGTTAGAAGTGGAAGTGAAAAGAAAGTCAATTTATGAAGGCTTTACAGAATTGATCCTTCGTTTTCACAATACGACAGAGCTGGACATTGACATTGAAAACGTAGTCCCATTTGGCAATGATACCACACATGCTTTTATTACCGCCGAAGGGAGTAAGGAATGGCCACAATACCTATGCAGGTCAAAGCTCTACCGACCAGGTTATGAGCCTGTTGGAGTTCTTTTGCCTGACAATGCCTGGCACCTGGGATGGGCCAGCATCGTTCTTGGGAATGATCTGTCTTTAAGTGCGTTGGCCAGGAGAATGACCAGGGAAAATGCCGAGGTTGACCGGTGGCGTACCATAATTCATCCCGGGGGGTGGATAGAATATGCTTTTTACTTTATAGAGCATAAGGGAGGATGGAAAGAGGGATTGGAGAAAGTGTTTCGTGAACACTTTTTATTTGATCTTGAATCTTTTGATAATCAAATGTTTAAGAGAGATGATCTGAAGTGGATCAGGAATCAGTACCTGATGCTGTTGCAGTTTGCATGGGATGATACATGGTATGATGTTTCAAAACAGAAAATCACTTTTGATGATCATTTTTTCAAGTATGATTCACTCACCGGTGGATGGGATATTTTTACCCTCTGGCCGACCTGGCCCCGACTGGGATTAGATGAACGGAATCAGTTCGATATGTACAGAGATTTGCCTGGAGGAATAGGGGAGGTGAAACGGCAATCGGAACTATTGCATCAACTTGGGAAGAAGTATTTTATCTCCTATAACCCCTGGGATGAAAGCACCCGAAAAGTTGAACATATGGAAGGACTGGCGCAACTTCTTCAACTTACGGATGCTGATGGAGTAGTATTAGATACAAGAGGAGAATCAAGTAAAGAGTTGCAAACGATGGCTGATTCAGTCAGATCCGGCATCATTATGTATAGTGAAGGCATGGCTATTCCGAAGCATATGCCCGGTATTGTTTCAGGCAGGGTTCATAATGCGTTGTTTATGCCCCCTGTTTTGAATCTGAACAAGTACATAAAACCCGATTTTGCCATCTTCAGGGTAATAGACCTGGCAGAAGATGCTATTCACAGGGAGATTGCAGTGGCTTTTTTTAACGGTTATGGCATTGAAATCAATATGATGCGCCCCGGAAGGCCTGATTGGATAGAGGACGAATTCAGGTTTATGGGGAAGACCACCCGAATTTTAAGAGAGAATACCACTGCTTTTAATGATCCCGATTGGAGACCTTTCATTGAAACTGTCCATGACCAGGTGTGGGTGAATGGCTGGTGTGACAAGAATAAAGATATCTATACCCTGTTCAGCCTGATTCCTGAGGGATATAACGGTAAACTTTTCCAGGTTTCAAACAGCCTTGAAAAGCACTATGTGGATCTAGTCCGTCATGAAGAATGCCGATTAATCCTTGAAAGTGATGAAAATTATGTTATGGCTGAGTTAGATGCATTCAATGAATCATGGCTGGGGACAAGGAAGGAAGGAAGTATTGGTTGTATAGCAGGATTTCCAAAGAGGATCAAAGCAGAGCTCAAAGAAAATCAATTGTCCATTAAAGCTATCGAGGGTGATGAGATTAAAGTATGGTACGGGAATCCTTCTTATGATTCTAAAGCCATCATTTTGCCAGGTGGAGAGCATAATCTGCAAATCAATCCCTTTGTTAATCAGAAAGATGAAAAGATAGTCTTTCAATTATTCCACAATGGGGAGATTTTGGATGAAGTAATTGTGCGAAGGATTGCAGCGCAGCCATTATTGGTATCACATACAGAAAGAACAGCTTATTCAGAAATGCATAGAAAAGATATGTGTTTCATTCCTCCGGGTGATTATCACTGGAAAGCTTTTAGGGATTCAGCCCTTTCAGAATCATTTATTCCATTTCCAGCCTATTTTCAGGACAACCATTTACAAGTTCAGGGTTATTATATGGACAAATACCCGGTAACGAATAAGCAATATGAAGTATTTATTCAATCAAGCGGGTATTTGCCAATTGATACAACTAATTATTTGAAGCACTGGATTAAAGGAAAGATTCCGGAAGGGATTGAGGATCATCCTGCTGTAAATGTCTCACTGCAGGATGCCAGGGCTTATGCTTCCTGGGCCGGAAAACGCTTACCTACTGAATGGGAATGGCAGTATGCGGCCCAGGGGAATGAAAACCAACGTTATCCATGGGGGAATTGGATGGATTCAACAATGTGCAATTACAAATTGGGTAAAACAACTTCTGTCGATATGTATCCTTCTTCAAAATCACCTTTTGGAGTAATGGATTTGGTAGGAAATGTCTGGCAAATAACCGCTGATCAATATTATAATGGGTCATATTACTTCAGCATATTGAAAGGAGGAAGTTTTTATTCTCCGGAATCCAGTATTTGGTATGTAAAAGGAGGTCCGGTACCGGTATCACATCCTGAAATGCTGATACATGTTTCACCTGCCTTGGATCGCTGTTCTACCATAGGATTCAGGTGTGTAATGGATGCCGGAAAAACTAAATGA
- a CDS encoding PKD domain-containing protein: MKNKILLVMLLTIVAVGVQARFMRLSAQPSVDFTSDGVCVNSPTFFTVDTAVTNVNTIAIWNWDFGDGTFSNIQDPTNTYAGIGTYTVILTVTDTAGVVGSATHFVTIQPLPIANFAYNTPNCQNEPIQFQDLSSTLFGYITTWIWNFGDGSPIDTVLFPDDPNLTHLFPTFGTFNVSLTVINSDSCTNSVSLPVVVTPGPIANFQFTGSCEDQVVQFTDASFANGAGNIVAWDWDFGDPTSGVNNLSNLTDPIHTFADPGTYTVRLIVTNFNNCRDTMIKQVPVYPHPPVDFIYSTACLNELVYFDPDTVVTNINAIGSWSWNFGDGGFSNARNTAHAYIAPGTYTVILTVTDTAGCQNVVSHDVTINPLPVAHFDAGINNCAGASVTFNELTSTIVGYVVKWEWDFGDGNTQTVFHPNNPNVTHTYATPGNYNVTLTIQASDSCTDFESQIITIHPNPVANFDYTSACDGEPVDFTDLSQNNGGGSLVLWNWNFGDPASGVSNFSTLQGPSHQFTTTGTFTVQLIVATSNGCSDTITRQVIVKGKPAIDFTTQNNCQNNAVLFEPNPLVMSTGAIATWSWVFGDGGSSVIQSPTHVYTTSGTFFVTLTVVDTAGCTNTITKPVAIVPQPVSNFNYSQPACKDASVQFTSQAFAPVGYIVKWTWDFGDGNTQVVNFPATPNVSHTFANYGTFNVILTVKTNDSCTHFISKPVTIAPNPQANFSFLTTCMNSPVQFSDLSQSGSGGLSDWSWNFGDPPSGSSNLSTLQNPSHSFSAPLTYNVTLIVTNSGGCKDTVTKPVIVHALPTVDFSSTPGCVNDSTQFISSTFINAAAVVSLLWDFGDGFTSTEDDPYHIYANSGAFIVTLTVTDTADCVNSISHVVSITPPPDAFFQASAPTCANNPVFFEDLSSLSSGQFTSWFWDFGDGNDTLINAPGNPDISHIYITAGNYNVTLKVTTSQGCEDEFPFSITISTSPLSDFEFENTCANSPVNFSSLATPNGGTSIIGHLWDFGDPTSGANNFSNLQNPSHIYANPGNYTVLLEVTNADGCPDTISHVITILPKPPVDFSWLNTCLGTTTEFTVNTSVTNIAAVQDFDWDFGDGTTHSTQQDPTHNYAAAGSYNVVLTITDTAGCVNYRSYAVSINPQPSALFSFTSGCLNTPVQFTDESFTASGENITSWFWDFGVTTASNDTTSIQNPSWTYAALGVYTVSLIVTTENGCQDTVQTAVQVFGLPTAGFTYTAAPCNNGAVYFQDSSISQQATITGWYWEFEPGQFSTLQNPVHVFYSADSCYDVRLIVTDIRGCVDTVLNQVCVPAALTATFSVSPTCHLDTTYFSPILLTPPGDSLVFFNWNFGDPSSGINNTSTLRAPSHYYSLPGTYTVIMQATDINNCPVTKNQYVVVHPLPVPQFTSIGGLCDSIITFNETSSGSGSPISRWIWNYGDGIIDTVNAPSNPDVFHKYPSPGMYQVELTVINNNSCSQFITDSVLVKPCIEAIFELVDTLICQYQILSFADSSLCGLPINQWYWDFGDGTTSSYSSYVNPVVHSYDEPGTYIVKMVVTTTLAGKSIGDSTTLTVVVNPSPLAEFTMERNCFGVPADFTNITNTNGVPISGYRWTFGDPSSTTEDTTSIKNPSHEFTAPGLYTIQLISSNILGCEDTVTRDLQVHPLPDAKFENSLACAGDATEFMDRSDSAVAPISVWNWTFSGEDGLLGYRDDQNTSFTFITPGDYLVNLQVIDTNGCIDTVNKPLVVNPIPTSIFAFNENFNNIQGQLQFENSSMDAIKYYWEFGNGETSFAENPVVFYQDDGTYTIMLVSWNELNCTDTTRLSYEFMVKGLYIPNAFSPNNPQESVQLFKPVGINIETYRIEVFDRWGNMLWYSEKVDDFGRPTEGWNGKFNGTIVQEGVYTWKASAVFKDGTIWNAENVGTVEPLPATVFGTVTVVK; encoded by the coding sequence ATGAAAAACAAAATACTGTTGGTTATGCTCCTTACTATTGTGGCAGTAGGGGTGCAAGCCAGATTTATGCGTTTATCGGCTCAGCCCTCTGTGGACTTTACTTCAGATGGTGTTTGTGTCAATAGTCCAACGTTCTTTACAGTGGATACTGCTGTTACCAATGTTAACACCATTGCCATCTGGAATTGGGATTTTGGAGACGGCACATTTTCAAATATACAGGATCCGACCAATACCTATGCAGGAATCGGAACCTATACAGTCATACTAACTGTTACTGACACTGCCGGGGTTGTTGGTTCTGCCACACATTTTGTTACCATTCAGCCACTTCCGATAGCAAATTTTGCTTACAATACACCCAACTGCCAGAATGAACCTATTCAGTTCCAGGATCTTTCAAGTACATTATTCGGTTATATCACAACATGGATATGGAATTTTGGTGATGGTTCTCCCATTGATACAGTACTTTTTCCTGATGACCCTAACCTTACCCATCTCTTCCCCACTTTTGGAACCTTTAATGTAAGTTTAACCGTCATTAATTCAGATAGTTGTACTAATTCTGTTTCACTGCCGGTAGTTGTTACTCCGGGGCCAATTGCCAATTTTCAGTTTACGGGAAGTTGTGAGGACCAGGTAGTTCAGTTCACAGATGCATCCTTTGCAAATGGTGCAGGTAATATTGTTGCATGGGACTGGGATTTTGGTGATCCAACAAGTGGAGTTAATAATCTTTCAAACCTTACTGATCCAATACATACGTTTGCAGATCCCGGCACTTATACAGTCCGGCTCATTGTAACGAATTTCAATAACTGCAGGGACACGATGATCAAGCAGGTTCCGGTGTACCCGCATCCACCTGTTGATTTCATTTATTCAACGGCCTGCCTGAATGAATTGGTTTATTTCGATCCTGATACCGTTGTAACCAATATTAACGCAATTGGCAGCTGGTCGTGGAATTTCGGCGATGGAGGTTTTTCAAATGCAAGAAATACTGCTCATGCCTATATTGCACCCGGTACTTATACTGTAATTCTTACCGTTACTGATACCGCAGGTTGCCAGAATGTAGTTTCCCATGATGTTACTATTAATCCTTTACCTGTAGCTCATTTTGATGCCGGTATTAATAATTGTGCCGGCGCGTCAGTTACTTTTAATGAACTCACCTCCACAATTGTAGGCTATGTTGTTAAATGGGAATGGGATTTTGGAGATGGAAATACCCAAACCGTGTTTCATCCGAATAATCCCAATGTTACTCATACCTATGCAACCCCGGGAAATTACAATGTAACCTTAACCATTCAGGCATCTGACAGTTGTACTGATTTCGAATCCCAGATCATTACAATTCATCCTAATCCCGTTGCAAATTTTGATTATACGTCTGCTTGTGATGGTGAGCCTGTTGATTTTACAGATTTGTCGCAGAATAATGGGGGAGGATCCCTCGTTTTATGGAATTGGAATTTTGGTGATCCGGCTTCCGGTGTTTCCAATTTTTCTACTTTACAAGGACCTTCGCACCAGTTTACTACTACCGGGACTTTTACCGTTCAGTTAATTGTGGCTACCAGCAATGGCTGTTCAGATACGATTACCCGCCAGGTGATTGTGAAAGGAAAGCCGGCAATTGATTTTACAACTCAGAATAATTGCCAGAATAATGCAGTATTATTTGAACCCAATCCTTTGGTAATGAGTACAGGTGCCATTGCAACCTGGAGTTGGGTTTTTGGTGACGGGGGATCTTCTGTAATACAATCACCTACCCATGTCTATACCACATCCGGAACATTCTTTGTAACCCTTACAGTTGTTGATACTGCCGGATGTACAAATACTATTACAAAACCTGTGGCAATCGTTCCACAGCCAGTTTCAAACTTTAATTACAGTCAGCCTGCTTGTAAGGATGCATCCGTGCAATTCACCAGCCAGGCTTTTGCCCCGGTCGGATATATTGTTAAATGGACCTGGGACTTTGGAGATGGAAATACACAGGTTGTGAATTTTCCTGCCACTCCAAATGTCTCTCACACCTTTGCAAATTATGGCACTTTCAATGTGATTTTAACAGTTAAAACGAATGATAGTTGTACTCATTTCATTTCGAAACCTGTTACGATCGCTCCCAATCCCCAGGCTAATTTTTCTTTCCTTACCACCTGTATGAATTCGCCGGTGCAATTCAGTGACCTTTCACAGAGTGGTAGCGGTGGTTTATCTGACTGGTCCTGGAACTTTGGAGATCCACCTTCCGGATCCAGTAATTTATCTACACTTCAGAATCCGTCTCATTCCTTCTCAGCACCTTTAACTTATAATGTCACGCTGATAGTAACAAATAGCGGCGGGTGTAAGGATACCGTTACTAAACCTGTTATCGTCCATGCATTGCCTACCGTTGATTTCAGTTCAACACCCGGTTGTGTAAACGATTCAACCCAGTTTATAAGCTCAACATTTATCAATGCAGCAGCTGTTGTAAGCCTGCTCTGGGATTTCGGTGATGGTTTCACTTCCACTGAAGATGATCCGTATCACATTTATGCCAATTCAGGAGCCTTCATAGTGACGCTAACTGTAACTGATACTGCTGATTGTGTCAATTCAATCAGTCATGTTGTTTCTATTACGCCACCGCCTGATGCTTTCTTCCAGGCTTCGGCACCCACCTGTGCCAATAATCCTGTATTTTTTGAAGATCTTTCGAGCTTATCCAGCGGACAATTTACTTCCTGGTTCTGGGATTTTGGAGATGGGAATGATACCCTGATCAATGCCCCCGGGAATCCTGATATTTCTCATATCTACATCACTGCCGGAAACTATAACGTAACTCTGAAAGTTACCACATCACAAGGTTGTGAGGATGAGTTCCCATTTTCGATTACTATTTCAACCAGTCCATTATCGGATTTCGAATTTGAGAATACCTGTGCCAATTCGCCTGTAAATTTCTCGAGTCTTGCCACACCAAACGGTGGGACTTCCATTATAGGTCATCTCTGGGATTTCGGGGATCCTACTTCAGGAGCGAACAATTTCTCAAATCTTCAGAATCCATCCCACATCTATGCTAATCCCGGGAATTATACAGTGCTGCTTGAAGTGACCAATGCTGATGGTTGTCCTGATACGATATCCCATGTTATAACAATCCTGCCAAAGCCACCGGTTGATTTCTCCTGGCTTAATACCTGTCTCGGAACCACTACCGAATTCACTGTTAATACATCTGTTACAAATATTGCAGCAGTTCAGGATTTTGACTGGGATTTTGGGGATGGAACCACTCATTCAACACAACAGGATCCTACTCACAATTATGCTGCAGCCGGTAGTTATAATGTTGTGCTGACGATCACAGATACCGCAGGTTGTGTCAATTACAGATCGTATGCTGTTTCAATTAATCCGCAGCCTTCTGCTTTATTTTCTTTTACCAGCGGTTGTTTGAATACCCCAGTTCAGTTTACGGATGAATCCTTTACTGCCAGTGGTGAGAACATCACATCCTGGTTCTGGGATTTTGGTGTAACCACTGCATCCAACGATACAACAAGTATACAGAATCCATCCTGGACCTATGCTGCCCTTGGGGTTTATACGGTAAGTCTGATTGTTACCACCGAAAATGGTTGCCAGGATACGGTTCAGACAGCTGTGCAGGTGTTTGGATTGCCAACCGCAGGTTTCACCTATACCGCTGCACCTTGTAACAATGGAGCTGTTTATTTCCAGGACTCTTCCATCAGTCAGCAGGCTACTATCACCGGCTGGTACTGGGAATTTGAACCCGGGCAGTTTTCAACCTTGCAGAACCCGGTTCATGTCTTTTATTCAGCCGATTCATGTTATGATGTCAGGCTTATTGTGACTGATATCCGGGGGTGTGTTGATACAGTGTTGAACCAGGTTTGTGTACCTGCAGCCCTGACAGCAACTTTCTCGGTTTCTCCAACCTGTCACCTTGATACCACTTATTTCAGCCCGATTTTATTAACTCCTCCTGGAGATTCACTGGTGTTCTTTAACTGGAATTTCGGTGATCCTTCTTCAGGGATAAATAATACTTCCACACTTCGGGCACCTTCACATTATTATAGCCTGCCAGGAACATACACTGTTATCATGCAGGCAACGGACATCAATAATTGTCCGGTTACAAAAAATCAGTATGTCGTAGTGCATCCATTGCCAGTTCCACAGTTTACCAGTATTGGTGGGTTATGTGACAGTATTATTACCTTCAATGAAACCTCCAGTGGGAGTGGGAGCCCAATTTCCCGCTGGATATGGAATTATGGTGATGGCATTATTGACACAGTGAATGCTCCTTCCAATCCTGATGTTTTCCATAAGTACCCCAGTCCGGGAATGTACCAGGTAGAGCTTACTGTCATCAATAATAATAGTTGCAGCCAGTTTATCACAGATAGTGTATTGGTTAAGCCTTGTATTGAAGCCATTTTCGAACTTGTGGATACACTAATTTGTCAATACCAGATTCTTTCCTTTGCGGATAGTAGTTTATGTGGATTGCCTATTAATCAATGGTACTGGGATTTTGGTGATGGAACTACTTCAAGTTATTCAAGTTATGTGAACCCAGTTGTTCACAGCTACGATGAACCGGGTACCTATATTGTCAAAATGGTGGTTACAACTACCTTAGCCGGTAAATCCATCGGTGATTCAACCACACTTACAGTGGTTGTGAATCCCAGTCCCCTGGCAGAATTTACGATGGAGAGAAACTGTTTTGGAGTCCCTGCTGATTTTACAAATATCACCAATACCAATGGGGTCCCAATAAGCGGGTATCGATGGACTTTCGGTGATCCGTCTTCAACCACTGAAGACACTACCAGCATTAAGAACCCATCTCATGAGTTTACTGCGCCTGGTTTGTATACTATTCAATTGATATCATCCAATATACTGGGATGTGAAGATACTGTCACCAGAGATCTCCAGGTACATCCGTTGCCTGATGCGAAGTTTGAAAATTCACTTGCATGTGCCGGTGATGCAACAGAATTCATGGATCGTTCAGATAGCGCTGTGGCTCCTATTTCAGTCTGGAACTGGACTTTTAGTGGTGAGGATGGATTATTGGGTTACAGAGACGATCAAAATACCAGTTTTACCTTCATCACTCCCGGTGATTACCTTGTAAATCTCCAGGTGATTGATACGAATGGTTGTATAGATACTGTGAATAAACCTTTGGTTGTGAATCCTATTCCCACCTCTATATTTGCCTTTAACGAAAACTTCAACAACATCCAGGGGCAATTACAATTTGAAAACAGTTCCATGGACGCCATCAAGTATTATTGGGAGTTTGGCAACGGGGAGACCTCATTTGCAGAAAATCCGGTAGTATTTTACCAGGACGATGGTACTTATACCATTATGCTGGTGAGCTGGAATGAATTGAATTGTACGGACACTACAAGACTATCCTATGAGTTTATGGTGAAAGGCCTCTATATTCCAAATGCATTCTCTCCGAATAACCCCCAGGAATCAGTGCAGTTGTTTAAGCCCGTTGGTATAAACATTGAGACCTACCGCATTGAAGTATTTGATCGTTGGGGAAATATGCTTTGGTATTCTGAAAAAGTAGACGATTTTGGACGTCCAACTGAAGGATGGAATGGTAAATTCAATGGTACCATAGTTCAGGAAGGTGTTTATACATGGAAGGCATCAGCAGTATTTAAAGATGGAACCATCTGGAATGCTGAAAATGTTGGAACCGTTGAACCGTTGCCTGCTACTGTTTTTGGAACTGTGACCGTTGTAAAATAA